A segment of the Egibacteraceae bacterium genome:
TTCTCGCCGAGGTCGATGGGAACGACTTCGTGCCGGTCGAGCGCCCTGCATGACTGGCGCGTACTCGCCATACCAGCCTGCGGGGCGACCGGGAGGGAAGCCGGGGGAGAAACCGGGTTACCGCGTGCTCGTCCATCGAAAGTTCGTCCAGTTGTGGGAACATCTGGGGTGTGCGCCAGATCTGTAGGTAGCTGACGGGCGGGGGCGGGGTCGGGGCAGCGTCTGGTCGGGGGTGCCGTCGGGGGTCTGGGCGCGGAAGTGGGCAGACGCGTGTGGTCGAGATCCTGGGGTTGGGCCTACCCGTCGCGTAGTCTGGATGTAGTATCTACAGTCAGACAGGGAGGCACGTGTGGACACCGACCCGCAGCTGGACGACCTGGAGCAGCAGCGCACCCGGCTGTACGACCAGCTGGCCGCCACCGACGACTTCCGGCGCGGGTCGGTGACCGAGTCATACCGCCGCTGCGGCAAACCCAACTGTGCCTGCGCCCGTCAGGACCATCCGGGTCACGGGCCGCGGGTGATGTGGACCCGCAAAGACCCCGGCGGCAAGACCACCGGCCGCCAGCTCACCGCCGAGGAGGTCGACAAGGTGCGCGGCGAGATCGCCGCCTACCGACAGTTCGTGGAGCTCTCCCGGCAGGTCGTGGAGGTCAACGAGGCGATCTGCGAAGCCCGTCCCCTCCAGCCGCTGGCCGACGACCACAGCGAGGCAGAAGTGGCGGACGCCGAAAAAGGGGGCTCGTCGCCGAGCTGACTGCCGAGTTCGCCGCCGAGGTCGCCAGGCTTGCCACCTAGGCGCAAGGGCTGCTGGACCCAGGCGCGGGGGCCGAGGGGCTGCGCAGCCTGGAGGGTGCGATCCGCACGGCGATGACCGGGCTG
Coding sequences within it:
- a CDS encoding DUF6788 family protein, which produces MDTDPQLDDLEQQRTRLYDQLAATDDFRRGSVTESYRRCGKPNCACARQDHPGHGPRVMWTRKDPGGKTTGRQLTAEEVDKVRGEIAAYRQFVELSRQVVEVNEAICEARPLQPLADDHSEAEVADAEKGGSSPS